One genomic segment of Epinephelus fuscoguttatus linkage group LG19, E.fuscoguttatus.final_Chr_v1 includes these proteins:
- the LOC125879464 gene encoding transcription factor Sox-8, producing the protein MLKMTEEHDKCGGDQPCSPSGTNSSMSQDESDSDAPSSPTGSDGQGSLLAGLGKKLDSEDDDRFPACIRDAVSQVLKGYDWSLVPMPVRGNGSLKNKPHVKRPMNAFMVWAQAARRKLADQYPHLHNAELSKTLGKLWRLLSESEKRPFVDEAERLRVQHKKDHPDYKYQPRRRKNMKPGQSDSDSGAELAHHMYKAEPGMGGLAGMTDGHHHPEHAGQPHGPPTPPTTPKTDLHHGMKQDLKHEGRRLVDSNRQNIDFSNVDISELSTDVISNMETFDVHEFDQYLPLNGHASGSSALPSDHSHGQAPAPGGSYTSSYSHAGANGSAWSRKSTMSSSTPSASEVGQHRLHIKTEQLSPSHYSEHSHGSPSHSDYSSYSSQACVTSATSAASAAASFSSSQCDYTDLQSSNYYNPYSGYPSSLYQYPYFHSSRRPYGSPILNSLSMAPAHSPTASSWDQPVYTTLSRP; encoded by the exons atgttaaaaatgacAGAGGAACATGACAAGTGTGGCGGGGACCAGCCGTGCAGTCCATCGGGCACAAACAGCTCCATGTCCCAGGACGAGTCCGACTCCGATGCTCCGTCCTCACCGACAGGCTCCGACGGCCAAGGATCCCTGCTCGCCGGTTTGGGAAAGAAGCTGGACTCGGAGGATGATGACCGGTTCCCTGCTTGCATACGGGACGCCGTCTCTCAGGTCCTGAAAGGATACGACTGGTCCTTGGTGCCAATGCCCGTGAGAGGGAACGGCTCTCTGAAGAATAAACCTCACGTCAAGAGACCCATGAATGCGTTCATGGTTTGGGCGCAAGCGGCCCGCAGAAAGCTGGCGGATCAGTATCCACACCTGCACAACGCCGAACTGAGCAAGACTCTGGGGAAACTGTGGCG TTTGCTCTCAGAAAGTGAGAAGAGGCCGTTTGTAGATGAAGCAGAGAGGCTCCGGGTTCAGCACAAGAAAGATCATCCAGACTACAAGTACCAGCCGCGGCGACGGAAGAACATGAAACCAGGCCAGAGCGACTCAGACTCAGGAGCAGAGCTGGCACATCACATGTATAAAGCTGAACCAGGGATGGGAGGACTGGCAGGGATGACTGATGGACACCACCACCCTGAGCACGCAG GGCAGCCCCACGGTCCCCCGACACCACCCACTACTCCCAAAACAGACCTGCACCATGGGATGAAGCAGGATCTGAAACACGAAGGCCGTCGTCTTGTTGACAGCAACAGGCAAAACATAGATTTCAGCAACGTCGACATCTCTGAGCTCAGCACTGATGTCATCAGCAACATGGAGACCTTCGACGTGCACGAGTTTGATCAGTACCTCCCGCTCAACGGCCACGCCTCAGGCTCCTCCGCCCTGCCTTCAGACCACAGCCACGGGCAGGCTCCCGCGCCTGGCGGCTCTTACACTTCCTCATACAGCCACGCGGGCGCCAACGGGTCAGCGTGGAGCCGCAAGAGCACCATGTCCTCCTCCACTCCCTCTGCCAGTGAGGTGGGCCAGCACCGGCTCCATATTAAAACAGAGCAACTGAGCCCCAGCCACTACAGCGAGCACTCCCACGGGTCACCCTCACACTCCGATTACAGCTCCTACAGTAGCCAGGCCTGTGTCACCTCGGCCACATCGGCTGCCTCGGCTGCAGCCTCTTTCTCCAGCTCCCAGTGTGACTATACTGACCTCCAGAGCTCCAACTATTACAACCCTTATTCTGGCTACCCCTCTAGCCTCTACCAGTACCCCTATTTCCACTCATCCAGGCGGCCCTATGGCAGCCCGATCCTCAACAGTCTGTCCATGgctcctgcccacagccccacCGCTTCCAGCTGGGACCAGCCCGTCTACACCACGCTGTCTCGACCTTGA